A single window of Chitinophaga sp. XS-30 DNA harbors:
- a CDS encoding tetratricopeptide repeat protein yields the protein MRCTRFLLILLLPASIVMGQAQDSIDKPLLMDYFQEQQYDLAIRYLEGIKPREAYGLGLLANAYYQNGQFPQAEKYYHLVLEKDSSHIQAHQHLGNIARQQQQPVVAFGHFTKLVALRPHNAAYYKQLSRVCENIVGLQDTAFHFLRRAYELNPKDVSVVTSMASELMLQKKNAAADSVLKAYYAIDSSQVSVIVQMVKLSFLEKQYGEAAIYGERLLSTNTVEPMACIYLAAAYLQMKKYDSCIRVHDRMVTIAQAAPESVMYYAAVAYAALGRYDQSNQMYMACIDMAKSKNLDSYYAGMADNFEQMKQYKNAIAHYDTAYYLFKDPMRLYGIGRIYDQSLRDPLKAKRHYQQYLKVAKPEGKNETSIHAYVKERVKTL from the coding sequence ATGCGCTGTACCCGTTTTCTCCTGATATTGCTCCTGCCGGCCAGTATTGTTATGGGCCAGGCACAGGATAGTATAGACAAGCCGCTGCTGATGGACTATTTCCAGGAACAGCAGTATGACCTGGCCATCCGGTACCTGGAAGGCATAAAGCCCCGGGAAGCATACGGGCTGGGATTGCTGGCCAACGCCTATTACCAGAACGGGCAGTTCCCGCAGGCGGAAAAATACTATCACCTGGTACTGGAAAAGGATTCCAGCCACATCCAGGCGCATCAGCACCTCGGGAATATCGCCAGGCAACAGCAACAACCGGTAGTGGCTTTCGGGCATTTTACAAAACTGGTAGCGCTACGGCCGCACAATGCAGCCTATTATAAACAGCTGAGCCGTGTGTGCGAAAACATCGTCGGATTGCAGGACACGGCTTTCCATTTCCTGCGGCGGGCATACGAGCTGAATCCGAAAGATGTATCCGTAGTCACCTCCATGGCTTCGGAACTGATGCTGCAAAAGAAAAATGCAGCAGCGGACAGTGTGCTGAAAGCTTATTATGCAATTGACAGCAGCCAGGTGAGCGTGATCGTGCAAATGGTGAAGCTTTCCTTCCTGGAAAAGCAATACGGAGAAGCGGCAATATACGGTGAGCGCCTGCTGAGCACCAATACCGTGGAGCCTATGGCCTGCATTTATCTGGCGGCGGCTTACCTTCAAATGAAAAAGTATGACAGCTGCATCCGCGTGCACGACCGGATGGTCACCATCGCGCAGGCAGCGCCGGAATCCGTCATGTATTACGCCGCCGTGGCCTATGCAGCGCTCGGCCGGTATGACCAGAGCAACCAGATGTACATGGCCTGCATCGACATGGCGAAGTCAAAAAACCTGGATTCCTACTACGCGGGCATGGCGGATAATTTTGAGCAGATGAAACAGTACAAAAATGCTATCGCCCACTACGATACGGCCTATTACCTGTTCAAAGATCCAATGCGGCTATATGGTATCGGCAGAATATATGATCAGTCCCTCCGCGACCCGCTGAAGGCCAAAAGGCACTACCAGCAGTACCTGAAAGTGGCCAAACCGGAAGGTAAGAACGAAACTTCCATCCATGCATATGTAAAAGAAAGGGTAAAAACGCTGTAA
- a CDS encoding helix-turn-helix domain-containing protein: protein MKILAFADIAGFSNQIAHYYFRQEAIKRATLLEFCTLLGITLEEFYAWSNPRKPAPAANDLHHGQRLGTLIDEKGLNKTKLAERMGLSRRALYNLLDKAAFTPEQLKKVCLALDMTQKEFLGNARVNDGGDPLQEVESWKDKYYKLLEDHNKVLIELSRLKEQLQSGTS from the coding sequence ATGAAAATCCTTGCCTTTGCTGACATCGCAGGTTTTTCGAACCAGATAGCCCATTATTATTTCCGCCAGGAGGCCATTAAACGGGCTACGTTGCTGGAGTTTTGCACGTTGCTTGGCATTACCCTGGAGGAATTCTATGCCTGGTCCAACCCCCGGAAACCCGCTCCCGCTGCCAATGATCTCCACCACGGCCAGCGGCTTGGGACACTGATAGATGAAAAAGGGCTGAATAAAACAAAACTGGCGGAAAGGATGGGACTAAGCCGCCGGGCCTTGTATAACCTGCTGGATAAAGCTGCTTTCACCCCGGAACAGCTTAAGAAGGTCTGCCTCGCGCTGGATATGACACAAAAGGAGTTCCTTGGCAACGCGCGGGTAAATGATGGCGGCGATCCTTTGCAGGAAGTGGAAAGCTGGAAGGACAAATACTACAAGCTGCTGGAAGATCACAATAAAGTGCTCATAGAACTGTCCAGATTAAAAGAACAACTGCAGTCCGGCACTTCCTGA
- a CDS encoding tail fiber protein, with product MKKRIVGLIFLCFFASISLFAQTVTYNWNGVAFGVNGEPSERYTIGRIYYNAIQWGYYSTIKIKLRSKWYRAGYAEYMIMNGPNFANSYCITSYGPGTDHVRITLGPQTSAGSSAGGGENYYKDIYLDAGYYTLWYAEAEATGQLFSMDRTSITAGEYYAATLYSSPAVQTVAAFAEHKRVMFTSGSATAYFHDKVGIGTLNPQASLAVNGDILAKKVKVSTAAANWPDYVFKEEYKLPSLAEVEAFVTTHHHLPGVPSAAQVATDGQDIGEINRLLLQKMEEMTLYMINQDKIIKSLEKRITQIETPGTDSLSAIK from the coding sequence ATGAAAAAAAGAATCGTTGGCCTGATCTTCCTTTGCTTCTTTGCATCAATTTCTTTATTTGCGCAAACCGTGACCTATAACTGGAATGGCGTGGCTTTTGGCGTTAATGGAGAACCGTCAGAACGCTATACCATTGGCCGTATTTATTACAATGCTATCCAATGGGGATATTACAGCACAATCAAAATAAAGCTGAGGAGCAAATGGTATCGCGCGGGTTATGCGGAGTACATGATCATGAATGGGCCGAACTTTGCCAACAGTTATTGTATTACCTCCTACGGTCCCGGTACTGATCATGTACGAATAACGCTCGGCCCTCAAACTTCTGCCGGCAGCTCTGCGGGTGGCGGTGAAAATTATTATAAAGATATTTATCTTGACGCCGGGTACTATACCTTATGGTATGCAGAGGCAGAAGCAACCGGACAGCTGTTTAGCATGGACAGAACAAGTATCACAGCGGGAGAGTATTATGCCGCCACTTTGTATTCGTCGCCGGCAGTACAAACGGTCGCCGCGTTTGCCGAACATAAGAGAGTGATGTTCACAAGCGGCAGTGCCACCGCTTATTTCCATGATAAAGTCGGCATCGGCACCCTCAACCCCCAGGCCTCCCTCGCCGTAAACGGCGATATCCTCGCCAAAAAAGTAAAAGTCAGCACCGCCGCCGCCAACTGGCCGGACTATGTGTTCAAAGAAGAATACAAGTTGCCCTCACTGGCCGAAGTAGAAGCTTTCGTCACCACCCATCACCACCTCCCCGGCGTTCCCTCCGCGGCACAGGTAGCAACGGATGGGCAGGACATCGGCGAAATAAACAGGCTCCTCCTCCAAAAAATGGAAGAAATGACCCTCTACATGATCAACCAGGATAAAATCATAAAATCCCTTGAAAAGCGCATCACACAGATAGAAACCCCCGGGACCGACTCATTATCAGCTATTAAATAG
- the carB gene encoding carbamoyl-phosphate synthase large subunit, with product MPKDTSIKSVLIIGSGPIIIGQACEFDYSGSQAARSLREEGIKVILINSNPATIMTDPMMADRVYLLPLTVESIEQILEENQIDAVLPTMGGQTALNLCKDVDELGIWEKNNVRLIGVDIKAIDKAEDREQFRQWMIELGIQVAPARTANSFLEGKEFAQEIGFPLVIRPSFTLGGTGGGFVHSKDDLDEALDRGLKASPIHEVLVEKAVLGWKEYELELLRDKNDNVVIICTVENLDPMGIHTGDSITVAPAMTLSDTAYQDMRNKAIVMMRQLGNFAGGCNVQFALNPENEELIAIEINPRVSRSSALASKATGYPIAKIAAKLAIGYSLDELSNQITKTTSAYFEPALDYVIVKMPRWNFDKFKGADDTLGLQMKSVGEVMAIGRTFPEAIQKACQSLENEAVGLGYYGKSLMKSEQLVEKLKRPTWDRIFRIKDALMEGMSVKSLHQATQIDRWFLHQINDIVTIEKQLMEHDLASVPTGLLKEAKQMGFSDKQLALIFGNCEEDEVYEKRKAAGIVRTYKMVDTCSAEFEAKTPYFYSAFDTQNESIPTEKEKVIVLGSGPNRIGQGIEFDYCCTHGLQAIQECGYEAIMVNCNPETVSTDFDMADKLYFEPVFWEHLWEIIELEKPVGVIVQLGGQTALKLAKRLTEKGIRIIGTSFDNMDIAEDRGRFSDLLKELGIPYPKYGTAFNTDDAIEVAKEVGYPVLVRPSYVLGGQRMRIVINEEELEQSVLSLLKHLPGNKILIDHFLDRCQEAEIDAIFDGENFHVMGVMEHIEPAGIHSGDSNAVLPAFNLGPLIVTTMEYYAEKIARALDIRGLINIQFAIKNGQVFVIEANPRASRTTPFIAKAYQVPYLNIATKVMLGANKLTDFKIVKNLKGFAIKEPVFSFNKFPGVNKELGPEMKSTGEAIRFIKDLRDPYFRTLYKERSMHLSK from the coding sequence ATGCCCAAAGACACCTCTATCAAATCAGTCCTTATTATTGGCTCCGGTCCCATTATTATTGGTCAGGCCTGCGAATTTGACTATTCCGGTTCCCAGGCAGCACGTTCGCTGCGGGAAGAAGGAATTAAAGTGATATTGATCAATTCCAATCCGGCCACGATCATGACTGACCCGATGATGGCTGACAGGGTGTACCTGCTGCCGCTTACCGTGGAAAGTATTGAACAGATACTGGAAGAGAACCAGATCGATGCGGTGTTGCCCACCATGGGCGGCCAGACTGCGCTCAATCTTTGTAAGGACGTAGATGAGCTGGGCATATGGGAGAAAAACAACGTTCGCCTCATTGGTGTGGATATTAAAGCCATAGACAAGGCGGAAGACCGGGAACAGTTCCGGCAGTGGATGATAGAGCTGGGCATACAGGTAGCCCCTGCCCGTACGGCCAACTCTTTCCTGGAAGGAAAGGAATTTGCCCAGGAGATCGGTTTCCCGCTGGTGATCCGCCCCTCCTTCACCCTTGGCGGTACCGGCGGCGGATTCGTACATTCAAAGGACGATCTGGACGAAGCGCTCGACCGTGGCCTCAAAGCATCGCCCATCCATGAAGTACTGGTGGAAAAGGCCGTGCTGGGATGGAAAGAATATGAGCTGGAGCTGCTGCGGGACAAGAACGATAATGTGGTGATCATCTGTACCGTGGAGAACCTCGACCCGATGGGCATCCACACCGGAGACTCCATCACCGTGGCCCCGGCCATGACCCTCAGCGATACCGCCTACCAGGATATGCGCAACAAAGCGATCGTTATGATGCGCCAGCTGGGCAACTTCGCCGGCGGCTGTAACGTTCAGTTCGCCCTCAATCCTGAAAATGAAGAATTGATAGCGATCGAGATCAACCCGCGTGTAAGCCGGTCCTCCGCCCTTGCATCCAAAGCAACCGGTTATCCCATCGCCAAGATAGCGGCCAAGCTCGCCATCGGCTACTCGCTGGATGAGTTGAGCAACCAGATCACCAAAACCACCTCCGCATACTTTGAGCCGGCGCTGGACTACGTGATCGTTAAAATGCCCCGCTGGAATTTCGACAAATTCAAAGGCGCAGACGATACCCTCGGCCTGCAAATGAAATCCGTTGGTGAAGTAATGGCCATCGGCCGCACCTTCCCCGAAGCCATTCAGAAAGCCTGCCAGAGCCTCGAAAACGAAGCTGTTGGTCTGGGTTACTACGGCAAATCCCTCATGAAGAGCGAACAGCTGGTGGAAAAGCTGAAGCGCCCCACCTGGGACCGCATCTTCCGTATCAAAGACGCACTGATGGAAGGGATGTCCGTAAAATCCCTGCACCAGGCTACACAGATAGACCGCTGGTTCCTCCACCAGATCAATGATATCGTGACCATCGAAAAACAGCTGATGGAGCACGACCTGGCTTCCGTTCCCACGGGACTGCTGAAAGAAGCCAAGCAAATGGGCTTCTCCGATAAACAGCTGGCACTGATCTTCGGCAACTGTGAAGAAGATGAAGTGTACGAAAAAAGAAAAGCCGCAGGCATTGTACGTACCTACAAAATGGTGGATACCTGCAGCGCCGAATTTGAAGCAAAAACACCCTACTTCTACTCCGCCTTCGATACACAGAACGAAAGTATCCCTACAGAAAAAGAAAAAGTGATCGTACTCGGCTCCGGCCCCAACCGGATCGGCCAGGGGATAGAATTTGATTACTGCTGCACGCACGGCCTGCAAGCCATCCAGGAATGCGGTTATGAGGCCATTATGGTGAACTGTAACCCCGAAACGGTGTCTACAGACTTTGATATGGCGGATAAACTGTACTTCGAGCCGGTGTTCTGGGAACACCTCTGGGAGATCATTGAACTGGAAAAACCGGTAGGCGTGATCGTACAGCTGGGTGGACAGACCGCTTTGAAACTCGCCAAACGCCTTACAGAGAAGGGCATCAGGATCATCGGCACTTCTTTCGATAACATGGATATTGCAGAAGATCGCGGCCGCTTCTCCGACCTGCTGAAGGAACTGGGCATTCCCTACCCTAAGTACGGCACCGCCTTTAATACCGATGATGCGATAGAGGTGGCCAAAGAAGTCGGTTATCCCGTACTGGTGCGCCCGTCCTACGTGCTCGGCGGTCAGCGCATGAGGATCGTGATCAATGAAGAAGAACTGGAACAATCCGTACTGAGCCTGCTGAAGCATCTGCCCGGCAACAAAATACTGATCGACCACTTCCTGGACCGTTGTCAGGAAGCCGAGATAGATGCGATCTTCGACGGGGAGAACTTCCACGTCATGGGTGTAATGGAACACATCGAGCCGGCGGGCATCCACAGCGGGGACAGCAATGCCGTGCTGCCAGCCTTCAACCTCGGCCCACTGATCGTGACCACCATGGAGTACTACGCGGAAAAGATCGCCAGGGCGCTGGATATCCGCGGCCTGATCAACATACAGTTCGCGATCAAGAACGGACAGGTATTCGTGATCGAAGCCAATCCGCGCGCATCCCGCACCACACCGTTCATCGCCAAAGCCTACCAGGTGCCTTACCTCAACATTGCCACCAAAGTAATGCTGGGCGCCAACAAGCTGACGGACTTCAAGATCGTGAAGAACCTCAAAGGTTTTGCCATCAAGGAACCTGTATTCTCTTTCAACAAGTTCCCGGGCGTGAACAAAGAGCTCGGACCTGAAATGAAATCAACCGGTGAAGCCATCCGCTTTATCAAAGACCTTAGAGATCCTTACTTCAGAACGCTCTATAAAGAAAGGAGCATGCACCTGAGTAAATAA
- a CDS encoding ComEC/Rec2 family competence protein, with product MFVNLWKRAPFLRLIIPLLTGMIIGMFTHPPFIPLLLIFFLAGCFVPLPVKWRFAWRNIRGALLLLAITCFGLLLMQRADVRRHHNWVGHHINDSARLILTLREPPVKKNKSWKAEAEVTAILKNAGSKPVRGRIFLYFREEPDLQYGDRLMVQTVLRPVKSMGNPGEFDYGRYCSFRNIFHQAWLQRREWQQLPGTDKEWLQDHLFRARDYCLQTLKTYIPHPGEYGIAEALMIGYRGDLDKEVVQAYTDTGVVHIIAISGLHLGLIYMSLLQLLQWLPQRRWMNIVKALLLIIVLWAFSLLTGASASVLRSAVMFTTVAVGQLMISRHTNIYNTLAAAAFLLLCYNPYFLLDAGFQLSFLAVAGILLCYRPVYDWWMIRNKWLDKVWQMMAVSLAAQVFTWPVCLLYFHQFPNFFLLANIIAVPMATILLYSGILLLCFSSLPLIAAWLGKLTGWGIMAMNAVIAAIGRVPGAVTRDINVDLLQTFCLYGITIALCAWLLAKWKAGCYWMLGAAVIFAGWLAVIRISAARQHRIIIYNAPRLSAIEYIRGRRSALYADSATLIQRYIQPAHAFYRIKDTLPHFKRGAVDSSYSRKSELFCLGGKTFLRLAGVLPVKAPENRIRINYILLSHNSKVDIRRLRDFFIYDQLVFDASNAAFLIRKWKNACNELPLRCFSVPDEGAFVVNL from the coding sequence ATGTTTGTTAATCTTTGGAAACGAGCGCCCTTCCTGCGTTTGATCATACCGCTACTTACCGGGATGATCATTGGAATGTTTACACATCCTCCGTTCATTCCCTTATTGCTGATCTTTTTTTTAGCAGGATGTTTTGTTCCCCTGCCGGTCAAATGGCGCTTTGCATGGCGTAACATCCGCGGGGCCTTGCTGTTGCTGGCCATTACCTGTTTCGGTCTGCTGCTCATGCAAAGAGCCGATGTCCGCCGTCATCACAACTGGGTCGGTCATCATATCAACGATTCCGCCCGCCTCATCCTCACCCTTCGGGAGCCGCCCGTGAAAAAGAACAAGTCCTGGAAAGCGGAAGCAGAGGTTACCGCTATCCTGAAAAATGCCGGAAGCAAGCCGGTACGCGGCCGCATTTTTCTTTATTTCCGGGAAGAACCGGATTTGCAGTATGGGGACAGGCTGATGGTACAGACCGTATTGCGGCCGGTCAAAAGCATGGGTAATCCCGGAGAGTTCGACTATGGCAGGTATTGCAGCTTCCGGAACATTTTTCATCAGGCCTGGCTGCAACGCCGCGAATGGCAGCAGCTTCCCGGCACAGATAAGGAATGGTTGCAGGACCATCTTTTCAGGGCCAGGGATTATTGCCTGCAAACGCTGAAGACCTATATTCCGCATCCCGGGGAATATGGCATTGCGGAGGCGCTGATGATCGGATATCGTGGTGATCTGGACAAAGAGGTGGTGCAGGCTTATACCGATACCGGCGTTGTGCATATCATCGCCATCTCGGGTCTCCATCTGGGGCTGATCTACATGTCGCTATTGCAACTGCTGCAGTGGCTGCCGCAAAGAAGATGGATGAATATCGTCAAGGCATTGTTGCTTATCATTGTGCTTTGGGCGTTTTCACTGCTTACAGGGGCTTCCGCTTCCGTATTACGTTCAGCCGTGATGTTTACCACGGTTGCTGTGGGGCAGCTGATGATCTCCCGGCATACGAATATCTATAATACACTGGCCGCTGCCGCTTTCCTGCTGCTTTGCTACAATCCTTACTTTCTGCTGGATGCAGGTTTCCAGCTGTCTTTCCTGGCAGTTGCGGGCATCTTGCTGTGTTACCGGCCGGTGTATGACTGGTGGATGATCAGGAACAAATGGCTGGACAAGGTATGGCAGATGATGGCGGTTTCCCTGGCGGCGCAGGTGTTCACCTGGCCCGTCTGCCTGCTCTATTTCCATCAGTTCCCGAATTTCTTTCTGCTGGCAAATATCATTGCCGTGCCGATGGCGACCATCCTGTTGTACAGCGGTATATTATTGTTGTGCTTTTCTTCCCTGCCGCTGATCGCCGCATGGCTCGGGAAGCTGACGGGCTGGGGGATCATGGCGATGAATGCCGTCATCGCAGCGATTGGCCGGGTACCGGGTGCGGTGACCAGGGACATTAATGTGGACCTCCTGCAGACCTTTTGCCTGTATGGCATCACGATAGCGCTGTGCGCCTGGCTCCTGGCGAAATGGAAAGCGGGGTGTTACTGGATGTTGGGCGCAGCGGTCATTTTTGCCGGATGGCTGGCCGTTATCCGCATTTCCGCAGCCCGGCAGCACCGCATTATCATCTACAATGCTCCACGCCTTTCCGCTATCGAGTACATCCGCGGGCGGCGAAGCGCGTTGTATGCGGACAGCGCAACGTTAATACAACGCTATATTCAGCCGGCCCATGCCTTCTACAGGATAAAAGATACGCTGCCGCACTTCAAACGCGGTGCGGTTGATTCCTCGTATAGCCGTAAAAGTGAGTTGTTCTGTTTGGGCGGAAAAACGTTCCTCCGGCTGGCGGGAGTGCTGCCGGTAAAGGCACCGGAAAATCGCATCCGGATAAATTATATTTTATTGTCACACAATTCAAAGGTCGATATCAGGCGTTTGCGGGATTTTTTTATATACGATCAGCTGGTTTTTGATGCTTCGAATGCAGCTTTCCTTATCCGGAAGTGGAAAAATGCCTGTAACGAACTACCTTTGCGCTGCTTTTCGGTTCCGGATGAAGGGGCCTTTGTCGTAAATCTCTAA
- the purH gene encoding bifunctional phosphoribosylaminoimidazolecarboxamide formyltransferase/IMP cyclohydrolase yields MQKQIKSALISVFYKDNLENIVKTLGRQGVTIYSTGGTQKFIEDLGEKCVAVEDLTAYPSILGGRVKTLHPKVFGGILARRENPQDLEQLKQYEIPEIDLVIVDLYPFEETVKSTTEEQAIIEKIDIGGVSLIRAAGKNYKDVVIVASKDQYAALEQVLTEGKGATSLEQRRHFASKAFEVCAHYDVAIAGYFLKDKEKEHFQLSAPQGQVLRYGENPHQQGVFYGNLDEIFDKLHGKELSYNNLVDVDAAVQLIAEFSETAFAVIKHTNVCGIATRPTLAAAWEAALAGDKESAFGGVLACNRPVDAETAKAINEIFFEILIAPAFEPAALEVLQAKKNRILLLQKQPVQSPQMFKNVLNGVLVQDNDKGSFDTWNDTGAQPATAAQKADLEFANIVCKHLKSNAIALVKDLQLVGKGCGQTSRIDALRHAIEKARQFNFGLNGAVMASDAFFPFDDCVRIAHEAGITAVIQPGGSIRDNDSINYCKENGMVMVITGMRHFRH; encoded by the coding sequence ATGCAGAAGCAAATCAAATCCGCTTTGATCTCCGTTTTCTATAAGGATAATCTGGAGAATATCGTTAAAACATTGGGCCGGCAGGGCGTGACCATTTATTCCACCGGTGGTACGCAGAAATTCATTGAGGACCTTGGCGAAAAATGTGTGGCGGTTGAAGATCTGACTGCTTATCCGTCCATCCTGGGCGGCCGGGTAAAAACCCTCCATCCCAAAGTTTTCGGCGGCATCCTCGCCCGCCGGGAGAATCCCCAGGACCTGGAGCAGCTGAAACAATACGAGATACCGGAAATAGACCTCGTGATCGTGGACCTTTATCCTTTTGAAGAAACGGTAAAAAGCACCACGGAAGAACAGGCCATTATCGAGAAAATAGATATCGGCGGCGTTTCCCTGATCCGCGCAGCCGGCAAAAACTATAAAGATGTTGTGATCGTAGCGTCAAAGGACCAGTATGCTGCGCTTGAGCAGGTACTGACGGAAGGCAAAGGCGCTACCAGTCTTGAGCAACGCCGTCACTTTGCATCCAAAGCCTTTGAAGTATGCGCACACTATGATGTGGCGATCGCCGGATATTTCCTGAAGGACAAGGAAAAAGAGCATTTCCAGCTTTCCGCTCCGCAGGGCCAGGTGCTCCGTTATGGCGAGAACCCCCATCAGCAGGGCGTTTTCTATGGCAACCTGGATGAGATATTCGATAAGCTGCACGGCAAGGAACTGTCTTACAACAACCTGGTAGACGTAGATGCCGCCGTTCAGCTGATCGCAGAGTTCTCTGAAACAGCATTTGCGGTGATCAAGCACACCAATGTTTGCGGCATTGCCACCCGGCCCACACTGGCTGCTGCCTGGGAAGCGGCGCTGGCGGGCGACAAGGAAAGCGCCTTCGGCGGTGTACTGGCCTGCAACAGGCCAGTGGACGCTGAAACCGCCAAAGCGATCAATGAGATATTTTTCGAGATACTGATAGCGCCCGCTTTTGAGCCGGCTGCATTGGAAGTGCTTCAGGCAAAGAAGAACCGCATCCTGCTGTTACAGAAACAACCCGTACAATCTCCGCAGATGTTCAAGAACGTGCTGAACGGAGTGCTTGTGCAGGATAATGATAAAGGCAGTTTCGATACCTGGAACGATACGGGCGCTCAACCGGCCACGGCAGCGCAGAAAGCAGATCTGGAATTTGCCAATATTGTTTGCAAGCACCTGAAATCCAATGCAATAGCCTTGGTGAAAGACCTGCAGCTGGTAGGCAAAGGCTGTGGACAAACCTCCCGCATCGATGCCCTGCGCCATGCCATTGAAAAGGCACGCCAGTTCAATTTCGGCCTGAATGGTGCGGTTATGGCCTCGGACGCATTCTTCCCGTTCGATGATTGCGTTCGCATCGCCCATGAAGCAGGCATAACAGCAGTGATCCAGCCGGGCGGCTCCATCCGTGACAACGATTCCATCAACTACTGCAAGGAGAACGGCATGGTAATGGTGATCACCGGCATGCGGCACTTCCGTCACTAG
- a CDS encoding RNA polymerase sigma factor — protein MPFLQQHMMKDADDATLIRNYKESGRLEYLAALYERYMDLVYGVCLKYLDDESAKDAVMQIFEELIGKVKQHEIQQFRGWLHVLSRNHCLMKIRATKGRTVSIDEQVFMETGENNHPDNGFSLENNLQAMEKCLDTLPEEQKRSVNLFYLQEKSYREVADITGYEMNKVKSYIQNGKRNLKICMEKN, from the coding sequence ATGCCGTTTTTGCAGCAACATATGATGAAAGATGCCGATGACGCCACGCTGATCCGGAACTACAAGGAGTCCGGCCGGCTGGAATATCTGGCGGCGTTGTACGAGCGGTATATGGACCTGGTTTATGGCGTATGCCTCAAGTACCTGGACGATGAATCGGCGAAAGATGCCGTGATGCAGATATTTGAAGAGCTGATCGGAAAGGTAAAGCAGCATGAGATACAGCAGTTCCGCGGATGGCTGCATGTGCTGAGCCGGAACCACTGCCTGATGAAGATCCGGGCCACGAAGGGCAGAACAGTGTCCATTGATGAGCAGGTGTTTATGGAAACCGGGGAAAATAATCATCCTGATAACGGATTCAGTCTGGAAAACAACCTCCAGGCGATGGAAAAGTGCCTGGATACCCTGCCCGAGGAGCAAAAACGCAGCGTAAACCTGTTTTACCTGCAGGAAAAAAGCTACCGCGAGGTAGCGGATATCACCGGCTACGAAATGAATAAAGTAAAGAGCTATATTCAGAATGGGAAGCGGAACCTGAAAATCTGCATGGAGAAGAACTGA